A genome region from Bradyrhizobium sp. WSM1417 includes the following:
- a CDS encoding IclR family transcriptional regulator — MARTASKPIRASSSAAAVLADSIDDAAFATTLAKGLVVLEAFKAGATQLGNMELSTLTGIPRPTVARLTHTLAELGYLRYDSERAKYRVGARALRMAHPLLADMQFRQVARPMMQELAQSVRGTVSIGLLDATSMIYVETARSGDVGPHVPDIGMPISVVMTAMGRAAAATLPQADAALLETRIASEDTELWSAFRETYRAGLAQCASRGFCTCFGEYIASIHAVAAPLFHAREAKQAFSINCGIPAFRLQPGQLEGEIGPRIAALADSIRTMIGAAPATETQKQNKKSAKR, encoded by the coding sequence ATGGCCAGAACCGCGTCCAAACCGATCCGCGCCTCCTCGTCCGCCGCCGCCGTGCTGGCGGACAGCATCGACGACGCTGCGTTCGCGACGACGCTTGCGAAAGGTCTCGTGGTGCTCGAAGCGTTCAAGGCGGGGGCGACGCAGCTCGGCAACATGGAGCTGTCGACGCTGACCGGGATTCCGCGCCCGACGGTGGCGCGACTGACTCATACGCTCGCCGAGCTCGGCTACCTCCGCTACGATTCCGAACGCGCCAAATATCGCGTCGGCGCGCGTGCACTTCGCATGGCGCATCCGCTGCTCGCTGACATGCAGTTCCGCCAGGTCGCGCGTCCCATGATGCAGGAGCTGGCACAAAGCGTGCGCGGCACGGTCTCGATCGGCCTGCTCGATGCGACCTCCATGATCTATGTCGAGACCGCGCGCTCCGGCGACGTCGGCCCGCACGTCCCCGACATCGGCATGCCCATTTCCGTGGTGATGACGGCAATGGGCCGTGCCGCCGCGGCGACCTTGCCGCAGGCTGATGCCGCGCTGCTCGAAACGCGCATTGCAAGCGAGGATACCGAGCTGTGGTCGGCCTTCCGCGAGACCTACCGCGCCGGCCTCGCACAATGCGCCAGCCGCGGCTTCTGCACCTGCTTCGGCGAGTACATCGCCTCGATCCATGCCGTCGCCGCGCCGCTGTTTCATGCGCGTGAGGCGAAGCAGGCCTTTTCGATCAATTGCGGCATCCCCGCGTTCCGGCTCCAGCCCGGCCAGCTGGAGGGCGAGATCGGCCCGCGCATTGCCGCCCTTGCCGACAGCATCCGCACCATGATTGGGGCGGCGCCGGCCACCGAAACACAAAAGCAAAACAAGAAGAGCGCCAAGCGATGA
- a CDS encoding tripartite tricarboxylate transporter substrate binding protein produces MTVTRRTFLGTLALSLSGLPFPACAEDAWPSRMVRLISPYGPGGSNDISLRLLAEEFGRNLHQQFIVENKPGAGTRIANDTVAHAPGDGYTLLYVAAPYATAEALFGKLTYERKDLQPVAMAVIAPLFLIISADAPFKALPELIAYGKSKPDGLTFASPGAGSQPHLAGELLFRDAGVKGLNIPFRGDAASYTELLAGRVDATLTALPTALPYIQSGKFIVLGVASAERSALYPQAPTLREQGFPNVAAAGWYGFMAPSTTPRAIIDKLQAEVLRALAEPAIKDKLTAQGLEVRAGTASEFGQFIDNETQKWTRLIREAGLKGE; encoded by the coding sequence ATGACCGTCACACGGCGAACATTTTTGGGCACCCTCGCCCTTTCGCTATCCGGACTTCCATTCCCCGCATGCGCTGAGGACGCCTGGCCGTCGCGTATGGTGCGGCTGATCTCGCCTTACGGGCCCGGCGGCTCCAACGACATCTCGCTGCGGCTGCTGGCCGAAGAGTTCGGCCGCAACCTGCACCAGCAGTTTATCGTCGAGAACAAGCCGGGCGCCGGCACCCGCATCGCCAACGACACGGTCGCGCACGCGCCGGGCGACGGCTACACGCTCCTCTATGTCGCGGCGCCCTACGCCACCGCCGAAGCACTGTTCGGCAAGCTGACCTATGAGCGCAAGGATCTGCAGCCGGTCGCGATGGCGGTGATCGCGCCGCTGTTCCTGATCATCAGCGCGGACGCGCCGTTCAAGGCGCTTCCCGAATTGATCGCCTACGGCAAGTCGAAGCCGGATGGCCTGACCTTCGCCTCGCCCGGTGCCGGCTCGCAGCCACATCTTGCCGGCGAACTCCTGTTCAGGGATGCCGGCGTCAAGGGGCTCAACATCCCCTTCCGTGGCGATGCCGCGTCCTACACCGAGCTGCTCGCCGGCCGCGTCGATGCCACGCTGACGGCGCTGCCGACCGCACTGCCCTACATCCAGAGCGGCAAGTTCATTGTGCTCGGCGTCGCTTCCGCCGAACGCAGCGCGCTCTATCCGCAGGCGCCGACCCTGCGCGAGCAGGGTTTCCCCAACGTGGCTGCCGCCGGCTGGTACGGCTTCATGGCGCCTTCGACGACGCCGCGCGCCATCATCGACAAGCTGCAGGCCGAAGTGTTGCGCGCGCTGGCCGAGCCGGCGATCAAGGACAAGCTGACCGCCCAGGGCCTCGAAGTGCGCGCCGGCACCGCGTCCGAATTCGGCCAGTTCATCGACAACGAGACGCAGAAATGGACCAGGCTCATTCGCGAGGCCGGCCTCAAGGGCGAGTGA